In a single window of the Zea mays cultivar B73 chromosome 5, Zm-B73-REFERENCE-NAM-5.0, whole genome shotgun sequence genome:
- the LOC100280652 gene encoding verprolin precursor: MASTSNFLAVALVMAAVLLGGAGTCHAARRLDELPPLPQVPAGIPSLPAPQVPELPVPPVPELPMPQVPPVPQLPGVPLPPATVP; the protein is encoded by the coding sequence ATGGCTTCCACGTCGAACTTCCTGGCCGTGGCGCTGGTCATGGCCGCCGTGCTCCTCGGCGGCGCCGGCACGTGCCACGCGGCCCGCCGCCTCGACGAACTGCCGCCGCTGCCTCAAGTCCCAGCAGGTATTCCGAGTCTGCCGGCGCCCCAAGTGCCCGAGCTGCCAGTGCCGCCGGTGCCCGAGCTGCCGATGCCTCAAGTGCCGCCGGTGCCTCAACTGCcgggcgtgccgctgccgcccgcCACGGTGCCGTAG